In Archangium violaceum, the following are encoded in one genomic region:
- a CDS encoding cytochrome P450, translating into MLQESIHPSPSPRRPPGPRGLRFLRGLPDMLGNPLRFLRKVAREYGDVVSLGHDVRPIYLVVHPMGVKQVLQDNAARYKKSDLTTQKFKPFLGQGLVVSEGALWRGQRRLMGPCFTRQKLERLFPLMAQVTQEMLERWRELASRGQPLDIGEEMKRLTLGIASRTMFSTDVSGETDLLGPAIRTAQRYVARQMTSMTGLANYLLIPQRAAFRQATDVINSVVLRIIHQRRQSLDDKGDLLSALLLAQDSRTGQGMDDAQLLDEVKGILVAGFESTATVLTWVWYLLDQHPAVRQRLEAEAREVLGGSAPTLADLPRLVYTRQVFEEALRLYPPVWMTLRTPLEDDCIGGYRIPADSVVLLSPYVTQRLPELWPRPDDFEPERFTPERSAERSRFAYFPFGGGPRTCMGSGFALMEAQVILAMVAARYRLALVPGQRVEPLPLLTLQPRYPFQMNAIPTADSVLMG; encoded by the coding sequence ATGCTCCAGGAATCCATCCACCCTTCCCCATCGCCGCGCCGTCCCCCCGGGCCCCGCGGGCTGCGCTTCCTGCGAGGGCTGCCCGACATGCTCGGCAACCCGCTCCGTTTCCTGCGCAAGGTGGCCCGCGAGTACGGGGACGTGGTCAGCCTGGGCCACGACGTGCGGCCCATCTACCTGGTGGTGCACCCCATGGGAGTGAAGCAGGTGCTCCAGGACAACGCCGCCCGATACAAGAAGTCCGACCTGACCACCCAGAAGTTCAAGCCCTTCCTGGGGCAGGGGCTCGTCGTGAGCGAGGGGGCCCTGTGGCGCGGCCAGCGCCGCCTGATGGGGCCGTGCTTCACACGGCAGAAGCTGGAGCGGCTGTTCCCCCTCATGGCCCAGGTCACCCAGGAGATGCTGGAGCGCTGGCGGGAGCTGGCCTCGCGCGGGCAGCCGCTCGACATCGGCGAGGAGATGAAGCGGCTGACCCTGGGCATCGCCAGCCGGACCATGTTCAGCACGGACGTCAGCGGGGAGACGGACCTGCTCGGGCCCGCCATCCGCACCGCGCAGCGATACGTTGCCCGGCAGATGACCTCGATGACCGGGCTGGCCAACTACCTGCTCATTCCCCAGCGCGCCGCCTTCCGCCAGGCAACGGACGTCATCAACAGCGTCGTGCTCCGCATCATCCACCAGCGCCGGCAGAGCCTGGACGACAAGGGGGACCTGCTCTCCGCCCTCTTGCTGGCGCAGGACTCGCGGACGGGGCAGGGCATGGACGATGCCCAACTCCTCGATGAGGTGAAGGGCATCCTGGTCGCTGGCTTCGAGAGCACCGCCACGGTGCTCACCTGGGTCTGGTACCTGCTGGACCAGCACCCCGCGGTGCGGCAGCGCCTGGAGGCGGAGGCACGGGAGGTGCTCGGAGGGAGCGCCCCCACGCTGGCCGACCTGCCACGCCTGGTCTACACCCGTCAGGTCTTCGAGGAGGCGCTACGGCTGTACCCGCCCGTCTGGATGACGCTGCGGACGCCCCTGGAGGATGACTGCATCGGCGGCTATCGCATCCCCGCGGACAGCGTGGTGCTGCTCAGCCCCTACGTCACCCAACGGCTTCCGGAGCTGTGGCCCCGTCCAGACGACTTCGAGCCGGAGCGTTTCACCCCGGAGCGTTCCGCCGAGCGGTCGCGCTTCGCCTACTTCCCCTTTGGCGGCGGGCCGCGGACGTGCATGGGCAGTGGCTTCGCCCTGATGGAAGCGCAGGTCATCCTGGCCATGGTCGCCGCGCGCTATCGCCTCGCGCTGGTGCCCGGGCAGCGCGTGGAGCCGCTGCCGCTCCTCACCCTCCAGCCGCGCTACCCCTTCCAGATGAACGCCATCCCTACCGCGGACAGCGTCCTCATGGGGTAG
- a CDS encoding SlyX family protein, with the protein MDDESRIVELELRYMQQQELLLQLSDALYAQQREMGALRAELEHVKKKLEGEPGLVDARQQEKPPHY; encoded by the coding sequence ATGGACGACGAGTCGCGGATCGTGGAACTGGAACTACGCTACATGCAGCAGCAGGAACTGCTGCTGCAGCTGAGCGACGCACTGTACGCGCAGCAGCGCGAGATGGGCGCGCTGCGAGCGGAGCTGGAACACGTGAAGAAGAAGCTGGAGGGGGAGCCGGGCCTGGTGGATGCGAGGCAGCAGGAGAAGCCGCCGCACTACTGA
- a CDS encoding tetratricopeptide repeat protein, with amino-acid sequence MRSLLIVIGVAFVIHLIPLFLPRNMPEQDLAIARAMSDAAHRVKVLKPLKENPKATGADLREAAELLREGAPLDAYELAKEAEKKEPGSVETQLVLARICHGQRMNRCEEESFARAEKLAPGDPRADLLRADFEERNGNVEGALAAVEKAYGKAPGSVGVGVRYGRLLSEAGRWDEAIQVLKRQEGALGRPQVLVEEGLVRVKQGRMEEARELFGEAVEADPKLVMGYFHLGMTAFRMGDVEGAEEALREADRLDMSDMRPLAALCEIQRQAGKTDAQRVTRMDLERRFPERMEAVRNACRAP; translated from the coding sequence GTGAGGAGTCTGTTGATCGTCATCGGGGTAGCGTTCGTGATCCACCTGATTCCGCTGTTCCTGCCGAGGAACATGCCGGAGCAGGACCTGGCGATCGCGAGGGCGATGTCGGATGCGGCGCACCGGGTGAAGGTGCTGAAGCCGCTGAAGGAGAACCCGAAGGCGACGGGGGCGGACCTGAGGGAGGCGGCGGAGCTGCTGAGGGAGGGAGCGCCGCTGGACGCCTACGAGCTGGCGAAGGAGGCGGAGAAGAAGGAGCCGGGCTCGGTGGAGACGCAGCTGGTGCTGGCGAGGATCTGCCACGGACAACGGATGAACCGATGCGAGGAGGAGTCCTTCGCGAGGGCGGAGAAGCTGGCGCCAGGGGATCCGAGGGCGGACCTGCTGAGAGCGGACTTCGAGGAGAGGAACGGGAACGTGGAGGGGGCGCTGGCAGCGGTGGAGAAGGCGTACGGGAAGGCGCCGGGGAGCGTGGGGGTGGGGGTGAGGTACGGAAGGCTGTTGAGCGAGGCGGGCCGGTGGGACGAGGCGATCCAGGTCCTGAAGAGACAGGAGGGGGCGCTGGGAAGGCCGCAGGTCTTGGTGGAGGAAGGGCTGGTGAGGGTGAAGCAGGGGAGGATGGAGGAGGCGAGGGAGCTGTTCGGGGAAGCGGTGGAGGCGGATCCGAAACTGGTGATGGGGTACTTCCACCTGGGGATGACGGCGTTCCGGATGGGGGATGTGGAGGGGGCGGAGGAGGCGTTGAGGGAAGCGGATCGCCTGGACATGTCGGACATGAGACCGTTGGCGGCGCTGTGTGAAATCCAGAGGCAGGCGGGGAAGACGGACGCGCAGAGGGTGACGAGGATGGACCTGGAGCGTCGCTTTCCGGAGCGGATGGAGGCGGTAAGAAACGCCTGCCGAGCGCCGTGA
- a CDS encoding ATP-binding protein: MAFLSANSYSHPYRASPWARYGLALLASGLAFALQWLLWPWWAPSPVFFFLAAVIFSASQGGHGPGALSTVLSLLAIRFFFREAGPSSDAHHSISSALFTGVAALMTLICARVRLSLHEAQVARASAQANGHVLAITLRSIGDAVVTTDPNGLVRFINPVASYLCGWRELDAIGQPLERVLRLVDPSSREPLAPTSVARDEARPVQLGHQALLLSRRGGELPIEHTAAPISDSQGHRLGTVIVFRDISARFREDRERAQLLAREHDAHLEAEVQRERLETLFMQAPVAICLTRGPDHVVELVNPLGQTLVGELLSLGRTVRETVSGLDPHLVQLLDEVFRKGTPFVGHEVPLRADFSGSGRDEVKYFDLTWQPWRGVDGEILGTMGLCAEVTEQVLARREVEALASDLQQALQTRDDFLSVASHELKTPLTSLQLQLQMLRRSLPELDDNGLPHPSRKRVEASLRPAERLHQLVNNLLDVSRIRAGRLALEHETVDFASLLQDVVSRAEADAAGAGCKLILYPSPPIIGRWDRLRLEQVVTNLLSNAIKYGAHQPVEMAVIQEGSFAHLTVRDHGIGIPPESQARIFQRFERAVSERHYGGFGLGLWICKQIVDSLGGDIRVESLPGQGATFTVSLPLELPPNGKSSSGSFPSV, from the coding sequence GTGGCCTTCCTCTCCGCCAACAGCTACTCCCATCCCTACCGCGCCTCCCCCTGGGCCCGTTACGGACTGGCCCTGCTGGCCTCGGGCCTCGCCTTCGCCCTCCAGTGGCTCCTCTGGCCCTGGTGGGCTCCCTCTCCCGTCTTCTTCTTCCTCGCCGCCGTCATCTTCTCCGCCTCCCAGGGCGGCCACGGCCCCGGTGCCCTCTCCACCGTCCTCTCCCTCCTCGCCATCCGCTTCTTCTTCCGCGAGGCCGGCCCCTCCTCCGACGCCCACCACTCCATCTCCAGCGCCCTCTTCACCGGTGTCGCCGCGCTGATGACCCTCATCTGCGCCCGCGTCCGCCTCTCCCTCCATGAGGCCCAGGTCGCTCGCGCCTCCGCCCAGGCCAATGGTCACGTGCTCGCCATCACCCTGCGCAGCATCGGCGACGCCGTTGTCACCACCGACCCCAATGGCCTCGTCCGCTTCATCAACCCCGTCGCCTCCTACCTCTGTGGCTGGCGCGAGCTCGATGCCATCGGTCAGCCCCTCGAGCGCGTCCTCCGGCTCGTCGACCCCTCCTCCCGCGAGCCTCTCGCCCCCACCTCCGTCGCCCGCGACGAGGCTCGGCCCGTCCAGCTCGGCCACCAGGCCCTCCTCCTCTCCCGCCGCGGCGGCGAGCTCCCCATCGAGCACACCGCCGCCCCCATCTCCGACTCCCAGGGCCACAGGCTCGGCACCGTCATCGTCTTCCGCGACATCTCCGCCCGCTTCCGCGAGGACCGCGAGCGCGCTCAGCTCCTCGCCCGCGAGCACGACGCCCACCTCGAGGCCGAGGTCCAGCGCGAACGGCTCGAGACCCTCTTCATGCAGGCCCCCGTCGCCATCTGCCTCACCCGCGGCCCGGACCACGTCGTCGAGCTCGTCAACCCGCTCGGCCAGACCCTCGTCGGTGAGCTCCTCTCCCTCGGCCGCACCGTCCGCGAGACCGTCTCCGGGCTCGACCCCCACCTCGTCCAGCTGCTCGACGAGGTCTTCCGCAAGGGCACCCCCTTCGTCGGCCACGAGGTGCCCCTGCGCGCCGACTTCTCCGGCTCCGGCCGCGATGAGGTGAAGTACTTCGACCTCACCTGGCAGCCCTGGCGCGGCGTCGACGGGGAGATCCTCGGCACCATGGGCCTGTGCGCCGAGGTCACCGAGCAGGTGCTCGCCCGCCGCGAGGTCGAGGCCCTCGCCTCCGACCTCCAGCAGGCCCTCCAGACTCGCGACGACTTCCTCTCCGTCGCCTCCCATGAGCTCAAGACGCCCCTCACCTCGCTGCAGCTTCAACTGCAGATGCTGAGGCGCTCGCTCCCGGAGCTCGACGACAACGGCCTCCCGCACCCCTCTCGCAAGCGCGTCGAGGCCTCCCTCCGCCCCGCCGAGCGTCTCCACCAGCTCGTCAACAACCTGCTCGACGTCTCCCGCATCCGCGCCGGCCGCCTCGCCCTCGAGCACGAGACCGTCGACTTCGCCTCACTCCTCCAGGACGTCGTCTCCCGCGCCGAGGCCGATGCCGCCGGCGCTGGCTGCAAGCTCATCCTCTACCCGAGCCCCCCCATCATCGGCCGCTGGGACCGGCTCCGCCTCGAGCAGGTCGTCACCAATCTGCTCTCCAATGCCATCAAGTACGGCGCCCACCAGCCCGTCGAAATGGCCGTCATCCAGGAGGGCTCCTTCGCTCATCTCACCGTGCGCGACCACGGCATCGGCATTCCCCCCGAGAGCCAGGCTCGCATCTTCCAGCGCTTCGAGCGCGCCGTCTCCGAGCGCCACTACGGCGGCTTCGGCCTCGGCCTGTGGATCTGCAAGCAGATCGTCGACTCGCTCGGCGGCGACATCCGCGTCGAGAGTCTTCCCGGCCAGGGCGCCACCTTCACCGTCTCCCTCCCCCTCGAGCTCCCTCCCAACGGCAAGTCTTCCTCCGGCTCCTTCCCCTCCGTCTGA